In a genomic window of Acidobacteriota bacterium:
- a CDS encoding serine hydrolase, producing the protein MRNRSTAWLVFLAALTSLSVPAAADGDDRGALLDRIDGLVTESMEATQTPGISVAVQHRGELILARGYGLADVENGVPATEHTVYRIGSVTKQFTAAAVMKLVEDGKVALDDPMTKYFPDYPVGEFHITAGQLLDHTSGIKGYTEMPAFWEQGRLDLSHEQMIELFSAEPYEFEPGDRYQYNNSGYYLAGLLVEKASGKSYAEYLEETFFRPLGMRESHYLYNDPIVPNRAEGYRVEDGVLLNDEPLSMHLPFAAGALGSSVLDLVRWIVALGTGEVVGPDGLEAMTTRRRLPGGDEIGYGLGLFVGEMAGRPKIEHGGGINGFLSQLSWYPDDDLIVTVLANCNCGEPGPLEARIARAVLGVAEPDHSAVDLDEDELTRYAGIYDFGRSPLPVAVKDGVLLIAGRETLPIGDHRFAGTRDKEQIAIFEVDSETGVATHLRLERWGQVQRGKRAGTDP; encoded by the coding sequence ATGCGAAACCGATCGACTGCGTGGCTCGTCTTTCTCGCCGCTCTCACATCGCTGTCAGTGCCGGCGGCGGCCGACGGCGACGACCGCGGCGCCCTGCTCGACCGGATCGACGGATTGGTCACGGAGTCGATGGAGGCCACGCAGACGCCCGGCATCTCGGTCGCGGTCCAGCACCGCGGCGAGCTGATCCTGGCCCGCGGCTACGGCCTGGCCGATGTAGAGAACGGGGTGCCCGCAACCGAACACACCGTCTACCGGATCGGTTCCGTCACCAAGCAGTTCACGGCGGCGGCGGTGATGAAACTGGTCGAGGACGGGAAGGTCGCCCTGGACGACCCGATGACGAAGTACTTCCCCGACTACCCGGTCGGCGAGTTCCACATCACGGCAGGCCAGTTGCTCGATCACACGAGCGGCATCAAGGGCTACACCGAAATGCCGGCGTTCTGGGAGCAGGGCCGGCTCGACCTCTCCCACGAACAGATGATCGAGCTGTTCTCGGCCGAGCCCTACGAGTTCGAGCCGGGGGACCGCTACCAGTACAACAACTCCGGCTACTACCTGGCGGGTCTGCTGGTCGAGAAGGCGAGCGGCAAGTCGTACGCGGAGTACCTCGAGGAGACGTTCTTCCGGCCGCTCGGGATGCGGGAGTCGCACTACCTCTACAACGACCCGATCGTGCCCAATCGCGCCGAGGGCTACCGGGTCGAGGACGGTGTCCTGCTGAACGACGAGCCGCTGTCCATGCACCTGCCGTTCGCCGCCGGAGCACTGGGCTCCAGCGTCCTCGACCTGGTGCGCTGGATCGTGGCGCTCGGCACCGGCGAGGTCGTCGGGCCGGACGGGCTCGAGGCGATGACGACCCGGCGACGCCTGCCCGGCGGCGACGAGATCGGCTACGGCCTCGGCCTGTTCGTCGGCGAGATGGCCGGCCGCCCCAAGATCGAGCACGGCGGCGGCATCAACGGCTTCCTCAGCCAGCTCTCCTGGTATCCGGACGACGACCTGATCGTCACGGTTCTCGCCAACTGCAACTGCGGCGAACCCGGCCCTCTGGAGGCCCGCATCGCGAGGGCCGTGCTCGGCGTGGCCGAGCCGGACCATTCCGCCGTGGACCTGGACGAGGACGAGTTGACGCGTTATGCCGGCATCTACGACTTCGGGCGGAGCCCGCTACCCGTCGCGGTGAAGGACGGCGTTCTGCTCATCGCCGGGCGAGAGACCCTGCCGATTGGTGACCACCGCTTCGCCGGCACCCGCGACAAGGAGCAGATCGCGATCTTCGAGGTCGATTCAGAGACGGGCGTAGCCACCCACCTGCGCCTCGAGCGCTGGGGCCAGGTGCAGCGCGGCAAACGCGCCGGCACCGATCCCTAG
- a CDS encoding sulfatase-like hydrolase/transferase, whose amino-acid sequence MKRLVISCFLLATAATAAEDPPNIVLLFADDLGYGAISAYGGAGIPTPHIDSLGEDGVRFVSGYMTAPVCNPSRNGLITGRYQQRWGKELNSQTVPPIGAARGTLGIHHRTIAEALKTAGYTNAAIGKWQLGMRRLLHPLDRGFDYFYGMPSGMNYVDPSWPGAHALEMKPVTRGNPDRIVAMFKGREEDELKEYQTTQLAREGIGFIDRNRDEPFFLYLAFYAPHGPMQVMDEHYQRFPDFDDPYRRVYAGMVSALDDAVGMVLAKLEEHGLTDDTLVIFTADNGAMSTADTERVHNSPLIGHKRNLYEGGIRVPFLMRFPGRIPAGTVYEHPISSLDLFATFASVADVPNVESYRLDGVDLIPYLSGETEGAPHEYLFWRSGPNAAVRHGSWKLLMAGDRVRLYDVDQDPSESEDLSAANPEVVAKLKEAFARWSEEMQDGREAPPGRRVTTDYNGDTIEWHI is encoded by the coding sequence ATGAAGAGACTCGTAATCTCCTGCTTTCTGCTGGCGACGGCTGCGACCGCCGCCGAGGATCCGCCCAACATCGTCCTCCTCTTCGCCGACGACCTCGGCTACGGTGCGATCTCGGCCTACGGCGGCGCCGGCATCCCGACTCCGCACATCGACTCGCTCGGCGAGGACGGCGTGCGCTTCGTCTCCGGCTACATGACCGCGCCGGTGTGCAACCCGTCGCGCAACGGGCTGATCACGGGCCGCTACCAGCAGCGCTGGGGCAAGGAACTGAACTCCCAGACCGTGCCGCCGATCGGCGCCGCCCGGGGGACGCTCGGCATCCACCACCGCACGATCGCCGAGGCGCTGAAGACCGCCGGCTACACCAACGCCGCGATCGGCAAGTGGCAGCTCGGCATGCGGCGGCTGCTGCATCCGCTCGACCGCGGCTTCGACTATTTCTACGGCATGCCGTCCGGCATGAACTACGTCGACCCGAGCTGGCCGGGCGCGCACGCGCTGGAGATGAAGCCGGTGACCCGCGGGAACCCGGACCGCATCGTGGCCATGTTCAAGGGCCGCGAGGAGGACGAGCTGAAGGAGTACCAGACCACCCAGCTCGCCCGCGAAGGGATCGGTTTCATCGACCGCAACAGGGACGAACCCTTCTTCCTCTACCTCGCCTTCTACGCTCCGCACGGCCCGATGCAGGTGATGGACGAGCACTACCAGCGTTTTCCGGACTTCGACGATCCGTACCGGCGGGTCTACGCCGGCATGGTCAGCGCCCTGGACGACGCGGTCGGCATGGTCCTCGCCAAGCTCGAGGAGCACGGCCTCACAGACGACACGCTCGTCATCTTCACCGCCGACAACGGCGCGATGAGCACCGCGGACACCGAACGAGTCCACAACAGCCCCCTGATCGGCCACAAGCGGAACCTGTACGAAGGCGGCATCCGGGTGCCCTTCCTGATGCGCTTCCCCGGCCGCATCCCGGCCGGCACGGTCTACGAGCACCCGATCAGCTCGCTCGACCTCTTCGCCACCTTCGCGAGTGTGGCGGACGTCCCGAACGTGGAGAGCTACCGGCTCGACGGGGTCGACCTCATCCCCTACCTGTCAGGGGAGACGGAGGGCGCGCCGCACGAGTATCTGTTCTGGCGCTCCGGGCCCAACGCGGCCGTCCGTCACGGCTCCTGGAAGCTGCTGATGGCCGGGGATCGGGTCCGCCTCTATGACGTCGACCAGGATCCCTCCGAGTCCGAGGACCTGTCCGCCGCCAACCCGGAGGTCGTCGCGAAGCTGAAGGAGGCGTTCGCCAGGTGGAGCGAGGAGATGCAGGACGGCCGCGAGGCACCGCCGGGTCGGCGGGTGACCACCGATTACAACGGCGACACGATCGAGTGGCACATCTGA